In one Bufo gargarizans isolate SCDJY-AF-19 chromosome 11, ASM1485885v1, whole genome shotgun sequence genomic region, the following are encoded:
- the VPS72 gene encoding vacuolar protein sorting-associated protein 72 homolog, producing MSLAESRAPRKTAGNRMSGLLTREEEDDFYKTTYGGFNEESGDDEYNDERSASEDEVDSDFDIDEGDEPTSDHEEDEPKRKRRVVTKAYKEPIQLLKPKPKPKPDAAPKSRPERPPPQETTEDSAESRKQVRQSTTEHTRQTFLRVQERQVQSRKKKGPPLDRPLTQEELLEEAKITEEINIRSLENYERLEADKKKQVQKKQRYVGPTIRYHSVSMPLITDVTVKEENVDVEGLEHDQTGDSMAPPSSKCSRTFITFSEDETFERIFPRNKAKLPIRELCPVTHKPAQYRDPITDIPYYNARSFKIIREAYKKYITAHGLPNAAMAAASMGPTATTQDASQRNSRQKIVLKQSVPGT from the exons ATGAGTTTGGCGGAGAGTAGAGCGCCCCGTAAGACGGCGGGGAACCGCATGTCCGGTCTGCTGAcccgggaggaggaggatgacttCTATAAGACTACATATGGAGGCTTCAACGAG gaatCTGGCGATGATGAGTATAACGATGAGCGCTCTGCCAGCGAGGACGAGGTGGACTCCGACTTTGACATTGATGAAGGGGATGAGCCCACCAGCGACCACGAGGAGGACGAGCCCAAGCGGAAGCGCAGGGTGGTGACCAAAGCCTATAAG GAGCCCATTCAACTTCTCAAGCCCAAACCAAAACCAAAACCTGATGCTGCCCCAAAGAGCCGCCCGGAGCGACCTCCCCCGCAGGAGACGACAGAAGACAGCGCGGAGA GCCGTAAGCAGGTGCGCCAGTCGACCACAGAGCACACGCGGCAGACCTTCCTGAGGGTGCAGGAGAGGCAGGTGCAGTCCCGCAAGAAGAAAGGTCCTCCTCTTGACAGGCCGCTGACACAGGAGGAACTTCTGGAGGAGGCCAAGATTACAGAGGAGATCAACATCCGGTCGCTGG AAAATTACGAACGTCTGGAGGCCGACAAGAAGAAGCAGGTGCAGAAGAAGCAGAGATATGTGGGGCCGACTATCCGCTACCACTCCGTGTCCATGCCGCTCATTACCGACGTCACCGTGAAAGAGGAAAACGTAGACGTGGAAGG GTTGGAGCATGATCAGACTGGTGACTCCATGGCGCCCCCTAGCAGCAAGTGTTCCCGCACCTTCATCACCTTCTCGGAAGACGAGACCTTCGAACGTATTTTCCCCAGGAACAAAGCCAAGCTCCCGATCCGAGAGCTGTGCCCCGTCACCCATAAGCCCGCCCAGTACCGGGACCCCATCACCGACATTCCGTATTACAACGCCCGCTCCTTCAAGATCATCCGAGAAGCCTACAAAAAATACATCACCGCTCACGGCCTGCCCAATGCAGCCATGGCAGCCGCTTCCATGGGTCCCACCGCGACCACGCAGGACGCCAGCCAGCGCAACAGCCGGCAGAAAATAGTTCTCAAACAGAGCGTCCCGGGAACCTAA